The following is a genomic window from Bacteroidia bacterium.
ATGACGGCCCGACCGGCAGTGATAGACGCAGGGCTCTCCGACGTCTGGGGGAGCGAGAAAAAACCCCTGCGGGACTGGTATGACAATCTCACTCCCCTCGACCTGATTCACGTACCGGCGGCAACAGACGAGGCCGCCATACAACGTGCGGCACGGCATCACTTTTTCACCGGATTGCTGGACGAAGTGAGTACTTCGTCGGTGTTCATCATGTCTCTCGCACAACGGAGCCTGAGCGATGTGCTCGGCGAATGGCCGCATCACCAACCGCAGTATGCGCTGTTTCTCGCCTGGCTCAAGCTGATGGAGGAAGCGCGCGGCGCGGTGAACGGGCTCGTCGGAAAGCATCTGGATTTTTATTACGGTGACGTTCTGCGTCTGCGTCCGGCTCCCGGCACCGCCGACACCGCATTCCCCACAGTGGAGCTGAACAAGGCGTTTCCGAGCTACGCGCTGAAAGCCGGAACGCTGTTCAATGCGGGCAAGGATGCGGACGGCAATCCCGTCACGTTTTCTTCGACGCGGGAGACCGTGCTCGGCCATGCGAAGCTGGCGCAGATGAAATCGGTGTACACGACGGCGGAGGACATCGGTGCCGCACTCCCGCGAGTGCGCATGTACGCCTCGCCTGTCGCGAACAGCGCAGACGGAGCGGGCGCCGAACCGGAGACCGAACTGAAGGAATGGCACCCCTTCGCGGCGACAGGGACGTCCGAAGGCGTCACCAGCATTCTCATGCCCGACGCCGCACCCGGGCTGGCGATCGCCTCGCGCTATCTGTTGCTTGCCGAAGGCAGCAGGGGCATCACCTTGCGACTCGATGTGGGAGCGGATCTCTCCGCACTCACTGATCTCGGAAGTATCGGAGTGAAACTTACACACCCGAAAGGCTGGCTCGATGTCGCCGCCTCCATTGCGCCGGGGACCATGCACGCATCCGCGCAGCCCGCCGCCGTGCTCACCATGAATATCGCCGGGGACCTCCCGCCCATCACCGGCTACGACGGCGCAGTGCATGGCCATGTTTTCGGGACAGAGGATCCGGTACTCCTGTTACTTTTTCCGCCAGAGGGAAGCATTCCCGACCGCCTGGCGGCGCTCCATGCCTTGCGTATCGAAGCGGTCGAAATCGAAGTGCGCGCGGGTGAGAAGGTCGGCGAGTACGACAATGCGGGACTGCGAAATGTCGAGGCGCATAACGACGCCGGGCGTGTGAATCCGGCCAAACCCTTCATGCCCTCGGGAGTGGAGCCGACGACAGGGAATGCGCTCATCGTGGGTTGTGAAGAGATCGCGCGCAAACCGGGTGCCGAGGTGCAGTTCAATTTTTCCTGGAAAGATCTGCCGCTGAACGCCGCGGATATCCGCTATGATGGCGGCACGACGGGCACTATCAGCACGGGCTTCCTTATCGGCGACATCAGCTCTTTCGAGGACATCGGCACGCTCATCGAAGCCCCGGGCGTGCAGCCCATGCTTCCGTCGCCGCTGATCGGGAAAGTGCAGATCCCCGACTACTATCCGCTGGTGGACATACACTCGCTCGATGGCGGCGCGTGGAAAAACGTCGGAAGCAGCGAGCATGTGTTCGGCCTCACGGCTTCGCTGCAACCAAAGGCCGATGTCGCCTGCGCCGTCTCCGAAGCGCTGGACGCCGCTTTTTTCCTCGATGAAAAGGAAGAGTTCCAGCCCTACTCTCCCGCGGCGACCAAGGGATTTTTCCGCATACAACTCAGGAAGGATTTCGGGTTCAAGGTCTATCGCGCGGCGCATATCAAGTATCTGATCGACGGTGCCAAAACCGTGCCGGCGCCCGTGGAACCCTATCAACCGGTCCTGCAGGCCCTGCATGTGAGCTATCGTGCGCGCGCGTCCGCTTCCACGCAATTGCGGAGTGCGGATGCAGAGGATGTGGCGATCCGTTTATTTGCGGTCGGTCCCTTCGGTGAGGCACCCCTGTACCGGGAGTCGAACTCGGAGGGTGCGAGACTGTTGCCCGATCTCGCACAGCTGTCGGCTCCGGTGGCTGAAACGCAAGGCGAGTTGTACCTGGGCTTCGAGAATGCGCAAGCGGGCGCATCACTGTCGCTCCTGTTTCAATTGCTGGAAGGCAGCGAGAATCCGCTTCGCGAAAAACCCGATGAACACGTCTCCTGGTGGTACCTGGCGTCGGATACCTGGCGCGAACTGACGGATGAAGTCAGCGACGGTACGACGCAGCTCATCCGCTCCGGCATCGTGACCATCGCCATACCGAAAGACGCGAGCACGACGAATACGCTCCTTCCGTCGGGAATGCTCTGGTTGAAGCTGAAAGTCACCGAAGCCGCCGATGCTGTGTGCAAAATTATCGGCGTCCATCCGAACGCGATCGAGGTGCAGCGCTCGGCATCGCAGGTGCAATCGGGAACAACGCCCTTCATCCCTGCGGGCACGATCGGGAAACTGCGCACTCCCGAACCGGAGGTGCGTCGCGTGACTCAACCCTATCCCAGCTTCGGCGGATCGGCGACGGAAACTCCCGCCGATTACCGGCAGCGCGTGTCCGAGCGACTGCGGCACAAGGACCGCGCGATCACCATCTGGGACTACGAGCGCTTGGTCTTGCAGGCGTTCCCGGAAATCTACCGCGTGAAATGCCTGCACCACACGCGCATCAGCGGCAGCGCCGACGATGGCACTCTCGTGTACAACGAAGTCGCACCCGGCTACGTTACCGTTATCACGATACCGCAATTGCAGAACAGAAACGACGCCGATCCTCTCCGACCTTACACGAAGGCGGCGACACTCGAGAGCATCGCCGCATACCTCGGGGAGCGTATCTCCTGTCACGTGCGTCTCGGAACAGCGCAGCCGCAATTCGAGGAAGTGCGCGTACAGTGCCGCATGGTCCTGCTCAAGGGGTATGACGATACTGTGTTTTATACGGCACAGCTGCAACACGACCTCACAGCGTTTCTCAGTCCCTGGGCCTTCGACACCTCCGCGACACTCGATTTCGGAGGCAGTTTACACAAGTCTGTGATTATCGATTTCATCGAAGAGCTTCCGTACGTGGACTTCATCTCCGAGGTGCAGTTGTTCCATAAGGCGGGCGAAAATGCCGTCGAATCCGGCGACCTCGACGAGGTCATTGCTTCCACGGCGCGAAGCATTCTCGTGTCCGCGCATGCGTCGAAGCATGCCATAACCGTCGAGCTCCCCTCCACCGTTTCCGCTATACCCGAGCATTGCGATGAGTGACGTCGTCAACATACCAAAGCAGCCGCGGCTTGCAGTCTGCGAGGACTACACCGAACTGCGCCGTCAGGGCATCGAGTACCTGAAACAATTGGGCAGCGCGCTGTGGACGGATTACAACATCCATGATCCGGGCATCACACTGCTTGAATTGCTCTGCTATGCCGAGACGGAAATCGGTTATAAAGCCGGATTCCGCGTTCAGGACCTGATCGCCCCGTATCCGGGCAGGCTGAGCAGTACGGAACTGCAGGCCTTGTATGAAGCGCAGGGCTTCTATACCGCGAGGAACATTCTTACCGTCAATCCCTGGACGGCGCGAGATTATCGCAAACTGCTCATCGATGTCTTGGGAGTACGCAACGCCTGGCTGCGCTGCAAGGACTGCGCTTGCGGCATCACCTTGTATGCGGACTGCAAGAGCAGCACGCTCGGATACAAAAAAACGGAGCATCCGGTGCGGATACGGGGATTTTACGATGTGCGCATCGAGCTGGACGAGCATCCCGCGGACGGCGATATCGGCAGCGGCAAGGTGTTGACTGTTTTTCCCGTTCCCGCATCCGGCGGCGCACATCGTGCCACGCTTGAAATGCGCTTTCCCCAGCCGCATGTCGCGGCGGAGCGCATTCCGCAATTGCACGCACTCCTGCAGGAGGACTGCATTCTGCAGTCCATTACTGTGGACGCTATCTCCGGCAGGCGCGGACAGCCGGTAGATGTGCCGGCGCAGCAATTGTATCCCGCGCTGCACCGGCCGTTGTTCGTCACGATGCGCCTGACCTTCCGGGAGAACCCTGCGGCAGCCGAAGCCACGATCACGCTCAGCGACCTGCCCATCCGTGTGTGGTACAGAGAGGATGCGGACCGCAAAGCGATCACACTGGCCATGCTCCGCGAGGTACTCGCCGACGTCTCGGCAGGAGGGGGGATGGCGCGATATCTGCGCATGCTCAGACGGGCGGCCGCGACGACGGCGGATGTCGAAGCCGTATTGCATGCACATCGCAATCTTGCAGAGGATTTCTGCACGATCGGCACGGTACCGATGGAGGATATCGCCGTGTGTGCCGATATTGGTATGCGGGCGGATGCTGACATCGAACGCGTCCTCGGTGAGGCGTACTGGCGTATCAGCCAGTACTTCAATCCGTCGGTGCAATTTCGATCATTGTTCGAAATGCTGGACGAAGGCTTCGTGAGCGAGAGCATTTTCAACGGTCCGGCGCTCGATCATGGATTCATCAGAGATGCGGATCTGGACGCATCGGAGATGAAAACGGTGTTGTACGCTTCCGACGTCATCAACATTCTCATGGATATCGATGGTATCGAACGCGTGAGCAATCTGACGCTGGCGCGCTATGATGAGAACGGGAAGCTCGTCGAATCGCAGCCATGGGAATTGCAGGTGACGGAGGGCTCCCTGCCGCGGCTGTACATCCACGGGTCCAAGGTTCTCGTCTTCAAGAACGAACTGCCTTTCCTCCCCGACCCGGACGAACTGCATGACGCGCTGCAACTGCACCGCGGTCTCGAAGCGAAGAATAAAAGCGTGCAGACGCGAAATGATTTTCCGGTGCCCTCGGGCAGTTATGTGGACAATACATCGTCGTATCCGCTGCAGTATTCGCTGCCGGACACCTACGGTCTCAGTCCGCACGGTTTGCCGGAATCTGTCGGCACCGCGAGAAAGGGGCAGGCGAAACAGCTCGCCGGTTACTTGCTGGTATTCGAGCAGCTCCTCAGCGTGTACCTCGGCCAGTTGCGGCATTTTCGTGATCTCCTGAGCATTGACGCTTCGATATCGCAAAGTTATTTCCCGGGTATGCTGACGGAGACGCAGTTGCGCGGTGTGAGTGCACTCTATGACGCGGTGA
Proteins encoded in this region:
- a CDS encoding baseplate J/gp47 family protein — its product is MADCSEQRSPLQRQGTARGQRAIASLRPESVELIDKKPEDWIVWAARFSSRVRFYDEEHQPSGSFEPLFGVDFAARLATITTHPADTVTLFSREQLTVLHDTSALLAALRASYTALYDLVFSYVHIVDRQYRMALRERDALLRRTDAETETKLRAPVEEFCAQLEEHIAKRLRPMFEAAAAYEKDAVAKGLLAEQGTPDLTIFHSAMTARPAVIDAGLSDVWGSEKKPLRDWYDNLTPLDLIHVPAATDEAAIQRAARHHFFTGLLDEVSTSSVFIMSLAQRSLSDVLGEWPHHQPQYALFLAWLKLMEEARGAVNGLVGKHLDFYYGDVLRLRPAPGTADTAFPTVELNKAFPSYALKAGTLFNAGKDADGNPVTFSSTRETVLGHAKLAQMKSVYTTAEDIGAALPRVRMYASPVANSADGAGAEPETELKEWHPFAATGTSEGVTSILMPDAAPGLAIASRYLLLAEGSRGITLRLDVGADLSALTDLGSIGVKLTHPKGWLDVAASIAPGTMHASAQPAAVLTMNIAGDLPPITGYDGAVHGHVFGTEDPVLLLLFPPEGSIPDRLAALHALRIEAVEIEVRAGEKVGEYDNAGLRNVEAHNDAGRVNPAKPFMPSGVEPTTGNALIVGCEEIARKPGAEVQFNFSWKDLPLNAADIRYDGGTTGTISTGFLIGDISSFEDIGTLIEAPGVQPMLPSPLIGKVQIPDYYPLVDIHSLDGGAWKNVGSSEHVFGLTASLQPKADVACAVSEALDAAFFLDEKEEFQPYSPAATKGFFRIQLRKDFGFKVYRAAHIKYLIDGAKTVPAPVEPYQPVLQALHVSYRARASASTQLRSADAEDVAIRLFAVGPFGEAPLYRESNSEGARLLPDLAQLSAPVAETQGELYLGFENAQAGASLSLLFQLLEGSENPLREKPDEHVSWWYLASDTWRELTDEVSDGTTQLIRSGIVTIAIPKDASTTNTLLPSGMLWLKLKVTEAADAVCKIIGVHPNAIEVQRSASQVQSGTTPFIPAGTIGKLRTPEPEVRRVTQPYPSFGGSATETPADYRQRVSERLRHKDRAITIWDYERLVLQAFPEIYRVKCLHHTRISGSADDGTLVYNEVAPGYVTVITIPQLQNRNDADPLRPYTKAATLESIAAYLGERISCHVRLGTAQPQFEEVRVQCRMVLLKGYDDTVFYTAQLQHDLTAFLSPWAFDTSATLDFGGSLHKSVIIDFIEELPYVDFISEVQLFHKAGENAVESGDLDEVIASTARSILVSAHASKHAITVELPSTVSAIPEHCDE